The genomic stretch CGCGCAAGATGGCGTGCTGTTTGCGCGAACGTAGCCAGAGGTGACGGTGATCCATCAGGAACGTCGTCCCATGCTCCTTGGGGGTGATGGGGTAGTCCTGGGCAATGTGGACGATCTGCATGTCTTCCGCCAGGAGTTCATAGCCCCCAGGGGCTCGTCTGTCTTCTCGGACCTGCCCTCGCACCTTCAGGGAACTCTCCTGGGTGAGTTTCTCGGTGGCCTCGAATACGTGCTCCGGCACATCGGCCCGGGAGAAGACGCTTTGGATGATTCCTGTCCCGTCGCGCACCAGCAGAAAACGCAGCTTGCCGCTGGAGCGCATGTTGTAGAGCCATCCCCACACTTCCACCGTTTGACCCACGTATTGTGCGACGTCCGAGATGTAGACCCGTTGTGCCATGCGAGTTCTGCTCCTTGTCTGCAGTGCGATCGAGATTACTTGACCAGAAGGACCGGAATAGGGCTCTTGCGCATGAGCTGCACTGTCGTGCTGCCGAGAATGGCTTCGCGGATCCGCGAGTGGCCGTAGGCGCCCATGACGATGAGATCGTATCTATTCTTGGTGGCGAATTCGATGATGGCGGTCTCCGGTCTGCCAGAGAGGGTAGCGGAGTCCACTTGCGCATCGTAGGCTTGCAGGTAGTGCAACCCCTCCGCGCAGATACGCGCGCTCAAGTCGCGGTCGTCAGAAACATTGACGACAGTGACCTGGGCTGGCAGGCGCTCGGCGAAGAAACCGGCCATCTGCAGGGCGCGATTGGCGTGTTCGCTCCCGTCATAGGCGGCCACCACACGCCGGATCTCGCGGAAACGCTGCTGCACAATCATGATCGGCTTGCTCACGTGACGGGTGACCGGCTCCAAAGTGGCACCCAGCATGCTGGTTGCCCAGCGCGCGTACTCGCCACGGTTGCCCATGACAATTAGATCCGCCAGGTTGGCGCGCTCGCAGATGATCTCGACCGGTGACCCACCGACCGTCTCCGCCTCAAAAGGGATCCCTTCGCTTTGCAGGGCGTGCGCGCATTTGTCCAAGACCGCCTGCGCCTTCTTTTCCAGCAGCTTTCGCGATTCCTCCTGATAGCCGGGTGCAGGGAGTACTGGCACAAAACCGTCGGCTCCCACCGACAGCACCCACTCGAAGATGCGCACGTCCACCACCGACAGAACGCGCACACGCGCGGAAAAGCGTCGCGCCATGGCAATGCCGTGCTTCAGCACCGAATTGGTATACTCGGAGCCGTCAACAGGCAAAAGGATGCGCTTGACCATGCTCTGTCCCTCTCTCGCTTAGCCCCATGCTTCCACTTTGGCGTCCCTGGTCATCAGGTCCTCCAGGGCTGCGCGTGGATTTTTCCCTTCAAAAAGGATGCGGTATACCTCAGTGGTGATGGGCATCTCCACGTTGTGGCGCAGACTTAGCTGGTAGGCGGAGCTCGTCGTCCGCACCCCTTCGGCCACCATTACCATGTCACTGAGCACCTGCTGGAGCGTGCGCCCTTTGCCGATCTGTTCGCCCAGATAGCGATTGCGGCTGTACTTGCTCATGCAGGTGACGATCAGGTCGCCCATGCCGGTGAGGCCGGCAAAGGTCAATGGGTTCGCCCCCAGTTTGACGCCCAGGCGGACGATCTCCACCAGGCCACGGGGTTGGAGCGCCGCCTTCGTATTGTCGCCAAAGCCTGCGCCGTCGCAAATGCCCGCGGCGATCGCAATCACGTTCTTCAGCGCCCCACCCAGTTCGACGCCAATCACGTCACTCCCAGTGTACACGCGAAAAGTCCTGTTCATGAAAACTTGTTGGGCCACACGGGCGCTCTCCGCACATGAGCTGGCGCACACCACCGCCGTGGGAATGCCCCTGCTCACCTCTTCGGCATGACTGGGCCCGGACAGTGCCACCACGCGTTCTTCCGCAAGGCCCGGAATCTCTTGAAGCAGCACCTCCGTCATGCGCAGGAGGGTATCGTTTTCAATCCCCTTGGTGGCGCTCACTACCAGAGCCGACTTTATCGCCTGCACCGAACACAACTGGCGAGCCACTTGGCGCATCGTGTGTGAAGGGACAGCCACCACGATAAGCTCGGCGTCCTCTGCCGCCGCCTGCAAGTCGGCGGTGATATGGATCTCCGGCGGGATGGGCACGCCCGGGAGCAAGTGCCGATTCTCGCGCTCGGTGGCCAGCAGTTTCGCCACCTCTGGGCGAAACTCCCACATGCGCACCTCGTGCCCGTTTCCGTGCAGGAGGATCGCCAACGCCGTGCCCCATCCTCCGGCGCCGATTACAGCCACTTTCAACGGCCGAACCACTCTGCTACTCACCGGTCCTCACGCAACTTCGCCGATGATGTAGGCCGCAAAGCCTGCCGCAGATGCCTTTTCGATGCAAATGCTCGCGGCCTCCGGTGCGACCACCAGCACTTCCCCGATGCCGAGGTTGAACACGCGGCGCATCTCGGCATCCTCGACCTTTCCTAGGCGCTGGATAAGGCGGAAAATGGGCGGCACCTCCCAGGCCTGCCAGTCGATGCGCAGTGAGCGGCCGGCAGGCAACAGGCGGCTGGTGTTACCCACGATTCCACCGCCCGTAATGTGGGCAATGCCGTGCAAGCCAGGCAGGCTTCGTACCTGCTGCACCAGGGTTTGATAGGAGCGGTGCACGCGGAGCAGCTCCTCTCCCAAAGTACACCCCAATTCGTGCACGTGTTCGGTCAGCTTTATGCCGGCCAATTCCAACAGGACCTTCCGCGCCAGCGAATAGCCATTGGTGTGTAGTCCATTGGAGCCAATGCCCACCAGCACGTCTCCGGCTTTGATAGTGTGGCCATCGATGATTTGTTCCTTTTCCACAACCCCGACAATCGCGCCAGCAAGGTCGAAGTCATCAGGGTGGTAGACACCCGGCATCTCGGCAGTCTCGCCCCCGATGAGTGCGCACCCAGCTTGGCGGCAGGCGCGGGCCATGCCTTCCACGACCTTTTCCACCACCTCCGGCTTCAGCTTCCCTGTGGCCAAGTAGTCCAGGAAGAAAAGCGGGTCGGCTCCGCTGGTCATCACGTCATTGACGGAGTGATTCACTAGGTCCTCGCCAACGGTGTCGTACACCCCCAGCGCGCAGGCCACCTTCACTTTGGTCCCCACTCCGTCGATGCTTGATACCAGGACCGGACGGCGACAGCGTCCCGAGTCGAGTTCATAGAAACCGCCGAACAGCCCGATGTCGCGCAGCACAGAGGGGCCGTAGGTGGCGCGCGCCATGGCCTTGATGCGCTCCACACTTTCGTCACCCGCAGCGATGCTTACGCCTGCGGCCTCGTAGGTCAGACCTGCCTGGCTATTCACCTGGTGCTTCGATGTTTTCTCGTGTTCAAGTACCATTCACGTACCTTGGCAAAGAATTCCAATGACAAGGGTTGCCGATAGTCCGGATAGGTCCACTCCAACGGCTCGAAATGGCCGTGCCGATAGCGGAGGTGGAGGTCACCGTAGATGCCTCGCCCCAAGTAGATGCGGTGGCCATAGTCCTTGGTAGTCGCCAGCACCACTTTCGCAGACTCCAAGTAGCCGGGGTCGAGATTGACATTTCGCTTCCCTGCAGTTGCAAGCTCTTGCTCCATGGCATTGGTGCAAAGTTTTGCCTCCACCAAATCCTCGGGCCGGATGAGCTCGGCAAAACTCACAAAGTACTTGCGGAGCGAGGTGCCCATCTCGTCCTCGTAGTACGTGGTGAAATCGAAAGGGTAGTGCTCAGACTCAAGCACAATTTTACCAAATCGCTCCTGCAAAAGCCTCCGCGCCAACGCTTCCTTCCCTGAAGCGTTGTACGTGACCGCGCAGATCAGGCACACAGGATCTGATTTCCCAGGCGCTCCCACGAGTCACCACCGCCACTGGCTTGATCGGAGCTTACGCCAAGACGCATAACCGCGACGCATTCGAATATCACAAAAATCTGCTTGAATGTCAAGGGGAAAATGTGCACCGGCCGCGCGATGTGATAATGTGCGCGTGCGCTCGCGCGAGTGGGATGAGCGGATCCTCTTGAGAAAAAAACTTTCGGGCCACGGCCCTCCATCGCCGCACTCATAATTGGAAGAAGCTCGAGCGGGAAAGTGGGAGAACAGTTCGTAGGAACAAGGCACGGCATTGCAACGCCACATGCTGGCTTTCTCGTCCATGCGAGTCTAGGCCCGCGAGTTGCGATAGGTCAGGGGATTCGCTCAGGTGTTTCTGATCGATGGTGCGCCTCGGGGCAGATCCAGGACGCAAGCGAGATCGGAAATCGTCCTAGTGTCCGCAACTCACCGAAGGGGAGGGCTCTCGGCTTACCGCCGGCGCGCTGACGCCCCGTGGTTTAGTCCCGAGGTTCGGAGTTGATTGGCAGCCCTTTCATCATTCCCACTGGACCTGCAGCCACAACCGGGTCCACATGAGCAGTGCAAGAATTGGTTGCCGACCCACAGATCGCCCCCAAAAAAATTGTATGCGACTGGCCCACTTTTGTCGTAATATAGACACGAAAAGATGGAACTGTGTCGCTTTGCTAGCCTGACGCGGTGGTCTGGCGGGTTGGCCAACTGCTGGCGCGGGTAAACTGGCGGAAGGCAGTTACGGCCAAGCTCTCGAAAAAGCGGGTGTTGCGATGAGAAATTGTGCCTGGGCGATTGTGCTTTTCTACCTTGCTATCAGCGGTCTGCTCCCCACCTATGCGCTGGCACAAGATTTACCATGTGTCGAGTTGAACCTGCACGCAGTAGGCGACAGCCTCTCGGTGGCCACTGACCCGGCCCTCGTTCGGGTGCGGGCCCACCGGCCTCCTGCCACCCTCGATGCGTTGTGTGTATCAGCTGCCAAAGAAGGCTACTACCGTATCCTCACCGGCGTCCTCTACTCCCAAGGCCAGACGAACGAGTCCTATTTCCTTCAGGTCAGATATCCTGACAGCACCTTTGCGCCCGTGTGTGACCCGAATGCCGGGCCTTATCGGGTGGTCGCTGACACTTCCGCCCTCGCGTTCAGTGCCACGCGCGATGCAGGGCAGTTCTACCTCCGACAAGGGCAAAACGTGATCGTGCTGAACCATTATCTTCTTATCCAAGATCAGTATCCCCAGTTTTTGAACCCCCCTGGCGAGCGCATCACCGGCGCCAAGCCAGAAAGTGTCCATATCTTCAGGTTTGTGTTCGTCTACCTGGGCGCCTGTACCCTGCCTTGTGACGTCGGGTTGGTCAAGCGGGCAAGCGAGGACACGGTTCTTGCCGGAGGGCGGCTTCAGTTTGAGTTGTTCGCCCAGAACAACGGACCCCACACAGCCAGACGCATCAATCTTTGGGAACACTTTCCACCCGAACTTGCGCAGGTGCACTGTAGCCCGACCCCAGATTCTACGGCGGGGCTGATGGCCGTTTGGCGACTCGATTCGCTCGAGGTGGGTCAGACTTTCCACATCACCGTTGTGGGGATGGTGGCCGACACCCTCGAGGATTCCGTAGTGGTCGTTACCAACCGCGGTATTGTAGTTGCCATCAACGATACCAGTGCTTCCAACGACACCGCAGAGGTGGCGGTAGTGGCTATCCAGCCCGCGGAAGAACTGCCGTGCGACCTGGCGCTTCGTAAGGTAGCGGATGTTGACACGGTAGTGGCCGGGCAGGTAGTTACCTACACCCTGTCTCTCACTAATGTCGGCCCAGGGCCGGCGAGGGAGTGCGTGCTACAAGATACGCTCCCTCCACTTGTGGTACCGGTATCGTTTGTTCCCGAACCCGAGAGTTTTCTTCACGGGGTGGCAGTCTGGCGTTTTGCAGAAATCGCTGCCGGACAGGAAACGACGGTACTCGTGTCGGCGCGGGTGAGTGCACCTTTGTTGGAACTGCCCGCGCTCGTGGTTAACCGTGCTCACGTACATGTAGCCTCGGACACGAACCGGACAAACGATGTGGCCGAAGTAGTAACCGTGGTGGTGCCTCACCCTTGCGAGGTGTGGGTGAGCAAGGCGGCGGAGGTGGACACGGTGGAAGCGGGCAGCGTGTTTGCGTACCGGCTTGCCGTAGGCAACGAGGGGCCTGGGCCGGCCTATCGGATTGCGGTAGTGGACACGTTGCCGGTGCACGTGGCGGTGACAGAGTTTGGGATGCGCCCGGATTCAGTTGAGGGGCGCGTGGTGTGGTGGTGGATTGACTCCTTGGGTGTGGGGGAGCGGAGGGAGTGGGCGGTATGGGTTCGGGTGGACTCGTTGAGCAGCGGCCAGATGCGGAATGTGGTGGTGGTGAATGCGGCTGGGGATTTGGTGCCTGGGGATGACGAGGCAGAAAAGGCGGTGATAGTTCGTCCTCGTCCGGTACGGCCGGTGGTTTGTGACGTGCGGATGGTGAAGCGTGCTGATCGGGACAGTGTGTGGGCAGGGGGTAGGATTGGGTACGAGCTTGAGGTGAGCAATCTGGGTCCTGGGGTAGCGCGGCAGGTGGTGGTGGTGGNNNNNNNNNNNNNNNNNNNNNNNNNNNNNNNNNNNNNNNNNNNNNNNN from candidate division KSB1 bacterium encodes the following:
- a CDS encoding universal stress protein, with product MVKRILLPVDGSEYTNSVLKHGIAMARRFSARVRVLSVVDVRIFEWVLSVGADGFVPVLPAPGYQEESRKLLEKKAQAVLDKCAHALQSEGIPFEAETVGGSPVEIICERANLADLIVMGNRGEYARWATSMLGATLEPVTRHVSKPIMIVQQRFREIRRVVAAYDGSEHANRALQMAGFFAERLPAQVTVVNVSDDRDLSARICAEGLHYLQAYDAQVDSATLSGRPETAIIEFATKNRYDLIVMGAYGHSRIREAILGSTTVQLMRKSPIPVLLVK
- a CDS encoding NAD(P)H-dependent glycerol-3-phosphate dehydrogenase is translated as MKVAVIGAGGWGTALAILLHGNGHEVRMWEFRPEVAKLLATERENRHLLPGVPIPPEIHITADLQAAAEDAELIVVAVPSHTMRQVARQLCSVQAIKSALVVSATKGIENDTLLRMTEVLLQEIPGLAEERVVALSGPSHAEEVSRGIPTAVVCASSCAESARVAQQVFMNRTFRVYTGSDVIGVELGGALKNVIAIAAGICDGAGFGDNTKAALQPRGLVEIVRLGVKLGANPLTFAGLTGMGDLIVTCMSKYSRNRYLGEQIGKGRTLQQVLSDMVMVAEGVRTTSSAYQLSLRHNVEMPITTEVYRILFEGKNPRAALEDLMTRDAKVEAWG
- the purM gene encoding phosphoribosylformylglycinamidine cyclo-ligase, translated to MNSQAGLTYEAAGVSIAAGDESVERIKAMARATYGPSVLRDIGLFGGFYELDSGRCRRPVLVSSIDGVGTKVKVACALGVYDTVGEDLVNHSVNDVMTSGADPLFFLDYLATGKLKPEVVEKVVEGMARACRQAGCALIGGETAEMPGVYHPDDFDLAGAIVGVVEKEQIIDGHTIKAGDVLVGIGSNGLHTNGYSLARKVLLELAGIKLTEHVHELGCTLGEELLRVHRSYQTLVQQVRSLPGLHGIAHITGGGIVGNTSRLLPAGRSLRIDWQAWEVPPIFRLIQRLGKVEDAEMRRVFNLGIGEVLVVAPEAASICIEKASAAGFAAYIIGEVA
- a CDS encoding DUF4416 family protein translates to MCLICAVTYNASGKEALARRLLQERFGKIVLESEHYPFDFTTYYEDEMGTSLRKYFVSFAELIRPEDLVEAKLCTNAMEQELATAGKRNVNLDPGYLESAKVVLATTKDYGHRIYLGRGIYGDLHLRYRHGHFEPLEWTYPDYRQPLSLEFFAKVREWYLNTRKHRSTR
- a CDS encoding DUF11 domain-containing protein: MRNCAWAIVLFYLAISGLLPTYALAQDLPCVELNLHAVGDSLSVATDPALVRVRAHRPPATLDALCVSAAKEGYYRILTGVLYSQGQTNESYFLQVRYPDSTFAPVCDPNAGPYRVVADTSALAFSATRDAGQFYLRQGQNVIVLNHYLLIQDQYPQFLNPPGERITGAKPESVHIFRFVFVYLGACTLPCDVGLVKRASEDTVLAGGRLQFELFAQNNGPHTARRINLWEHFPPELAQVHCSPTPDSTAGLMAVWRLDSLEVGQTFHITVVGMVADTLEDSVVVVTNRGIVVAINDTSASNDTAEVAVVAIQPAEELPCDLALRKVADVDTVVAGQVVTYTLSLTNVGPGPARECVLQDTLPPLVVPVSFVPEPESFLHGVAVWRFAEIAAGQETTVLVSARVSAPLLELPALVVNRAHVHVASDTNRTNDVAEVVTVVVPHPCEVWVSKAAEVDTVEAGSVFAYRLAVGNEGPGPAYRIAVVDTLPVHVAVTEFGMRPDSVEGRVVWWWIDSLGVGERREWAVWVRVDSLSSGQMRNVVVVNAAGDLVPGDDEAEKAVIVRPRPVRPVVCDVRMVKRADRDSVWAGGRIGYELEVSNLGPGVARQVVVV